The genomic DNA TGTATATCTTCTTTCAACACTCATTGATTTTAGATAGTCTTCATCCACGATACCTTTGTATGCCTGCTGCCAGCTTTTTACATGGACTTCCGCAATGCCCCTGGCGTCCTCAGGCTTAGCCTTGATGATCATCTATCTCCCCCCTAAACAGATTCCATATCATTTTTCATTAACTCTAACTGCTTGCTCTTTCTTTCATTCAGCAAAAATATCGAGATTCCTGCAATTACAACTCCTCCCCCCAATATTTGTGTGGCATGCAAGCTTTCGTGCAAAAGAAAATAAGCCAAGATCGAAGCACCTACAGGTTCAAACAGTATCGCCATAGATATTGTCGATGTACTGACCCATTTAAGGGACCAATTAAACAAGCTATGTCCGAGCAAATTGGGAATGAGGGCAAGAAGCAGGAAATAAACCCAGTCTTCTGCAGGATATGGTCCCAGCTTTTCTTTCGTGAAGAGTACATAAATCAATAAAACTACGGAGCAAATAAAATAAACGACAAATGTATAAGTCATAAGTGAGAGCCGTTTCCTTACATGTTGACCAAACAACAAATATGCTGTGACTAGCGCACAGGCAGCCAACGCCAATACATCTCCGAATAAAGCACTTCCGCTGATTTGAAAATCGCCCCAGCTTATGATCACACTCCCGGCAATGGCAATGACTCCACACAGGATTGCTTTAAGAGATAAACGTTCATTAAAAAATAAGAAGGTTCCTAAAAACGCAAACAACGGCTGGAGCGTCACCAAAACGGTCGAACTTGCCACCGATGTGTAATTTAAGGATTCGAACCATAAAATAAAATGAAAAGCCAAAAAAATACCTGCTATCAATGAATATATCCAATCACGTATTGTAATCAGCTTCAGTTCTTTCATATTTTTAATGAAAAAGAATGGCGCCATTAAAAGTACTGTAATAAATAAACGATAAAATGCGATGACTCCTGCATCTGCTGATGAGACTTTCACTAAAATGGCAGATGTTGAAACGGACACGACACCGATGCCAAGGGCTAGATAAGGGTTTACTTTTGGGGTCTCCATTACATGATCTCCTTTTATTAAAATAAAACATGAAGAACATTCCATGAATATGATAAAATGTACACATTATTCTATCTTTTCACTAAAAGAATTACCATTGTTTTTTTAAGGCTCTTTTAGCAAAGTTTGTTGCTATCCATTAAAGGTTATGTAAAGTTGATTTGCTGCAGGATGCTCGCTCCAATCAACCTCATATGATAAGTTATTTGAAAGAAATTAAGAACAATCTTTGATAAAAGAGCCTTTTA from Falsibacillus albus includes the following:
- a CDS encoding DMT family transporter, with the protein product METPKVNPYLALGIGVVSVSTSAILVKVSSADAGVIAFYRLFITVLLMAPFFFIKNMKELKLITIRDWIYSLIAGIFLAFHFILWFESLNYTSVASSTVLVTLQPLFAFLGTFLFFNERLSLKAILCGVIAIAGSVIISWGDFQISGSALFGDVLALAACALVTAYLLFGQHVRKRLSLMTYTFVVYFICSVVLLIYVLFTKEKLGPYPAEDWVYFLLLALIPNLLGHSLFNWSLKWVSTSTISMAILFEPVGASILAYFLLHESLHATQILGGGVVIAGISIFLLNERKSKQLELMKNDMESV